GAACTTGCCACAAAAAAAACTACTACTAGCCCTATGTGCGTAAAATGTGACGAACCACTTCATATTTGTTGCTTTTTGTCTAatcatactagtgcataaaatatgtgtataggttatttcctttgttttttgtatttattagctgttttagcccatacttcaaatttatttatgtttatttgaaagtataaaaaccaaaacaagttaATCGTGCAGtgtcatatactttaaaaacaagttcccttattgtcctgatgtccttctggaaggacgcccatttttggaaatactaaataaaaataaatactcaaaattgtttttactttcttccttacaaccttgtgaatgaatgtagataagatataaatcaattttggaaaacaaataattcaggactatcTGGGTTAATAATAACATtgatttaatttcagtgtgattCTGTTAGTTCAGTTAACACATGATTTACCTGTTATGGTGATATAATGCAATTGGCAGATGGTGAATTCATATTAATTTTGTAAAGACTGATTCCAGTCTCCATTTAGTCACctttatttaggttttccatgatttgtgTTTGTTGTATTGAGCAATTTTTATGGTTCCTCGAGCAAAGTTATGACTGCTTTTCCTTTTGTCTTTGGCCCCTAGGGTAAGAGTTCAATACCGTTTTGGTGAACATTTCTCCAATATTACTTCCACATGCAACGACATTGTGTAATGCTGAGTTCAAAAAAGAAATGTTTCAGCTTTTCAAATAAATAATGTGTTTAGTTAAAAAATGTGCCTTTGTATTGGTACACACTTTATTTCCAGAAATGAGTTTTTGGCGTGATGTAGCATTAGGAAGTGCCATTAGTGTATAccctaaataaatattaaaataaaaggaGCTGTCGGAACACATCAGTGTTGGGGTGTCGTAAGTATGCAGAAATGGTGTGTATGCCTatagatacaaaaataaaatatgcagACCACATTTACCAGCAGTACCATGTATATGATGATTGTCATCCTTGCTCAACACAATTTGTTTGGAATTCAgtgggtgggaaatggtttttatGCCCCCCCCCCTCAGTTTCTTTCAATCTTTGTCATATTTCTGCTACCTGTGTATGTTGAAATGTCAGAATGTGTTACTAAACTGACAGAGGGAAGAGCCGTCATTACAAAATTAGTTTGTTCTTATTTCCAGGAATTCCTATTAAGACGACAATGGACAACACAACTACTGTTCAGTATGCGGGGCTGATAAGCCAGTTGACAGACAGAGCTCGCAGTGTTGTTAGAGATTTAGATCCTACCAATGATCTTACTTTTCTTCGGATACGGTCCAAAAAACACGAAATATTGGTAGCGCCAGGTGAGAAACCAAATTTAAACACGATTTGTTTTACACTGCAatgatataaattttgaataaattgtTGAGTAGTTACTGTTTTGAAATGTtgctctttcattttctttttttttttttccagacaagGAATTCATTCTTATAGTAGTGCAGAATCCAACAGAATGAACTGCAGGCCAAAGTGGTGTAATCTGGCACAGCGTGTGTTCATCAGTGATcgtgaacacagttttaatctgttgcagaacttCACTCACAAATAATTTACTGGAATATATTCTTGTTGCATTTGCTGCAACATGATACTTAACATTTTTGCAAGCTTTACTCCTTATTTATTGCCATATGCTGATTTTGCAAAATAATGGAAAATGATTTATATGTACTTCTGTATTCTGTTAGCATTTTtactaataaaataaatatcatGTTACCGTATACATTCTTAGGAGTACCAGCTACTGAGCTGTGCATTTGTTGAATAGTCACTGTATTCTTAAGCTTTAAATAGTAAGATGTCACTCAAACTAATGCATGATCATAAACCATTGTTGATGAACAGATGTTGAAGCCCAGCATGCATATTGACTTCCAGATGATTCTCAACAAGTTAAGAGTGCAGTACCTTAGATTTTGTGTTGGTATAGTGGAAGTGTGGTagctgtaaaatttttaaaatgtgtaaTGCAGACAAAGTTACATTCCTGCATATGACACTACATCATAACCATGTAATTTATACAGTACAGTTAGTAAAAGTTTACCTTCGTCTGTGTACTACAGTTTGCAAAACATtttgttacagtattaatttctctCACTTTGCCTACCAGTGCGTTTACgagagaaattaatttcacatCTGTTTGGAGAGATTGAGCCATAAGATGACTGAAATGAGATCTTCCAGTTTTCTACACTAGTTTTCACAAGTCCACCATTTACATTTCTCAGTTAAAAGAGCTGCTCCTCTAGTATGACCGATGGTCTTGTTTTGTGCTCTTCCCTACTTCTCATATTAGGAATTAATCATTTTGATGAAAGTTAAATCACTTGATCTGCTTTATATTCTGGGCAATACAATCTGCAGTCACCATAAGAAAAAGTGCTTGTAGTTTAATGTTACTGACAAGaaaaatatctaacaaaaaagcTAAATGTTTGCTAAAACAATAAATGTGAGTAGAGAAGTACTTTCAGAGGCATATTTCCCACAACAGAAGTTCCTGTGTTGTTGTATGCTCTTCCATTATTTGTCAACGAAGCAGCAGAAATgtgatttttcattaaaatgattgGAAAAACAGTGGAATGGAATGGTAAGCAAAGTCGAACTTGTAGACATGCTACATCATTTCTGGTGCATCTGCACTGCAGTTGTCCAATACCAAATGCAGCATCACTTTATCAAATGATGCAACAAGAGTACCATCTTAGTAGCCTGGTTGTTGCCACATGTATGGCAACATAGCTCTTTACCTGGTGCAGAAAGTTGATTGTAAGTAGATGATGAAATATCAGTCGAGGGTTAACAAATATTGTTTAAAGCAAATATTTAACTGTGTGCTATATAATTTCTCATTTATTACTCTTCTGAATTTGCTTGTGTATTACATGGTTTGCTTCTTATGTGACGTGTCCTTCAGTAGACTTTAGATTCGTCAACCTTGAAACTACTCTCTCTGGTAAGTGGTTGTTTTGGATTAGAACAGCAATATTCTCAATGAAAGAGCAGCCTTTACAAAGCATACACTTTTTTCTTGGTTGAGGTCAATGGAGGCTGCAGGAAATGGGAGTAACAGGCTCAATGCCCTTCCCACACTGCAGCTCTGAACTTTTGCTTGTGTTGCATACAAAACATTTATACTCACTGCTAGAAATGATTTTCCTTTTCAGAGAAGTCATAGGTAATGCTGCCATAGTACCTGAAAATGATTTACCACCTTTCTAACACCAGCAGCTTAATCAAAGCATGGAAGAATGTAGTACAGCATTCAGAAAAGCTACTACAGTGCTTCTTCACACAAAAGTGTTTGATTCCTAGGGTTGACAGTGAGGGGACATAGTCCACCCTCACTGAGAAAAAGCCAGAATGTCCAGACAAAGCCAAGAAAAATGTGTAGCTGTACAATATgcatagtgcccccccccccccccctacacacacacacacacacacacacacacacacacacaccaggagaGAGTAAGGAGATGACAAACTTCAGAATATTAGGTTAATACACAGTAAAGAAATCTTTTATTTTATACCGTCTCAtttatgaaacaaatacaaaaatgaTACCATAGCTTCATCCAGCACCACCTCCTCCATTTTGCATGAGGAATTTGTCCACACAGCAAAGTGATATTCCACACACTATCAATGTAATGCCACACACGGTCTCTGTAGAAATAAGTTCAATATTGATTAGCAGTAAATTAGCAAGCAATGTGAAAAAGTGTAATTTTAAAGCTATAAATATCATTTGTATTACTATCAAATTCTTCTTCAAGTAACACTGTGTGGAATCAGACATGCAGTTTCAACAGAATAAATATAGGATAATATACTAACAGTATAAAAACATACTTAAAAAtgtggatttattccaatctgtgAGAGCCCAGGTATCTCATATTGACATAAtttatctttgtagttttttaatgTGACTGCAGAACTGCTGCTACTTCCACTCTAAAAGCTAGATAGTGTACCATCTCTATTTTGATATTTTATTACTCTTTTCTGTGTAGAATTAACAGAACTTAAGTTATTGACCTTAATaagttcatccccccccccccccacacacacacacacacccagttgGTACCAACCAAAGTTGCCTTTGTGTAGGCATTTGATTAGGTGAGCTTTTGTTCAAAGCAACACAAGAAAATAGTAAATACGGAAAGGAAAACTTCAGAAACAAACCACACGTGAaagaggtaggtgtgtgtgtgtgtgtgtgtgtgtgtgtgtgtgtgtgtgtgtgagagagagagagagagagagagagagatatgaactTCTTAATGATATTCTACACACTACAAGAGTGGGCACATTGTACCAGTTGTCAgggattgacattctgttcaaGTATggattgcaggaagaatggtatgcattgtgggaagaatgattgtgacATCTCATTGAATCGGGTGTATTGCCGGTGGCCGTTTTTCTGCAACACaacctcggcgtcttcatcaggtgcttcctgtgaCTGAACTTTCAGCACGTGATGAAGACGCCAAGGTATGGTGTCGAAATATTGTGTCAGAAAAAcacagaccaccggcagtacacccaattCAACGAGATTTCACAAAATCGCCAGGAAAGTCTAAGGAATTAAGAATGATTGTGTTTGGCTCTCTCTCTGTGtgttgtaattattctaatgttgtcCTCACAATCCCTGCTTGAGCAGTACATAGAGATTGTAGTATATTTGTAGAGTTATCATTTACaggcggttcttgaaacttcgGCAATATGCTATCTCGGGATGATTTACGTCTATCTTGGAGTGTCTGCCCCGCAGGTcaggcaaacctgtgaccattcatgctgccccttTCTCTATATGTTCAATAACCcaagttagtcctatttggtacaggttctacacacttcagcaatatgggtcacatgagtgatttgtaagcaatctcctttgtagattgattgcacttccccagtattctcccAATACCCCGAAGTTTGACtgggtctatgtgatcattccattccatgtccctacaaagtgttacaccaaggtatttgtatgagttggccaatgccaactgtgactcattgatattatagtcatagatactactattttttcattttgtgaagtgcacaattttacatttctgaacgtttacagcaagttgccaatcttttcacCAGTTTGGAATCTTTTCCagatctgagtgaatatttatacagcatctttgtagacaactgcatcatctgcaaaaagtttgagattCCCATTATTTTTGTCGCAAGGTctttaatatacaaaatgaacagcaattgTCCTAACACATTTCCCTGAGGcatacccaaagttacttctacatgtgatgatgactctccatgcaAGATAATGTACTGTGTCctacctaccaaaaagtcctcatttcagtcacaaattttacttgatacccaTATGACTCTTTACAATAagtataggtgtggtactgagccaaatgctttacagaagtcaggaaatatggaatctatctgactgccttgatccaaaacttt
This genomic interval from Schistocerca serialis cubense isolate TAMUIC-IGC-003099 chromosome 8, iqSchSeri2.2, whole genome shotgun sequence contains the following:
- the LOC126416218 gene encoding dynein light chain roadblock-type 2, which translates into the protein MASEVEDTLKRIQSHKGVVGTIVVNAEGIPIKTTMDNTTTVQYAGLISQLTDRARSVVRDLDPTNDLTFLRIRSKKHEILVAPDKEFILIVVQNPTE